One stretch of Candidatus Poribacteria bacterium DNA includes these proteins:
- a CDS encoding Do family serine endopeptidase — MFRLGTKFQIPVRVLLVLVALIVAAALVIDRGTDEFTLQTAIGQTNDTFEKSEDFLHLERANQAFIDLVAQTRPAVVQITTKMRQNRREEPQREQMSPEDEDTLRRFFGDDLFRRFFRERTPRDLNPNPEPFLRGLGSGVIVSDDGYILTNNHVIERADEIKVILANSKEYPAKLVGRDAAGTEVSGTDLALLKIDAEGLPVLSFGDSDALEVGEWVIAIGNPFSFSQTVTRGIVSAKGRSGGFSGIAYGNFIQTDAPINRGNSGGALINIRGELVGINTLIATGGFTMGNVGLGFAVPSNMAQQVLPQLIKNGKVERAWLGISMENVNQELTEKLNFDAPRGAHVTAVGKGSPAEKGGIQPEDVIVEFDGETVRNTSHLMLLVGAAEIGKPVDLTVLRESNREERLTVKLEKRTEEVIARLNAEQQEFFAGFQVQNLTPLYAEEYGYASDEKGVIVTGVERDSDAARKGINLGSLIQEMEWEPIDDLETYSRLANRLKDEKKEQVLFFVKSPHGQGGGYVTIKVPTSDR; from the coding sequence ATGTTCAGACTTGGAACCAAATTTCAAATTCCAGTAAGAGTGCTTTTGGTGTTAGTGGCACTCATCGTCGCGGCGGCACTTGTCATTGACCGAGGGACAGATGAGTTCACATTACAAACCGCAATTGGACAAACGAACGACACATTTGAAAAATCGGAAGATTTTCTGCACTTAGAACGCGCCAATCAAGCGTTTATTGATTTGGTAGCACAGACGCGACCTGCTGTCGTGCAAATTACAACGAAAATGAGACAGAATAGGCGCGAGGAACCACAAAGAGAACAAATGTCGCCCGAAGACGAAGATACGCTTAGGCGTTTTTTCGGAGATGATCTTTTTAGACGTTTTTTTAGAGAGCGTACGCCGCGCGATCTAAATCCAAATCCAGAGCCTTTTTTAAGAGGTCTCGGTTCCGGGGTGATTGTCAGTGATGATGGTTACATTCTTACGAATAACCATGTCATTGAACGTGCAGATGAAATTAAGGTTATCTTAGCGAATAGCAAAGAGTATCCGGCGAAACTCGTCGGTCGGGATGCCGCTGGGACCGAGGTCAGCGGTACCGATTTGGCACTTCTAAAAATTGATGCTGAAGGACTTCCTGTACTTTCTTTTGGTGACTCAGATGCACTTGAAGTTGGTGAGTGGGTTATAGCCATCGGTAATCCATTTAGTTTCTCACAAACTGTAACACGCGGTATTGTGAGTGCGAAAGGACGATCGGGAGGATTCAGCGGCATTGCGTACGGTAACTTCATTCAAACGGATGCTCCCATTAATCGCGGAAACAGCGGCGGTGCCCTCATAAACATCCGCGGCGAATTAGTCGGTATTAATACGTTAATTGCCACCGGTGGTTTTACTATGGGCAATGTCGGTCTCGGCTTTGCTGTTCCGAGTAATATGGCACAACAAGTCTTGCCGCAGCTTATTAAAAATGGCAAAGTAGAACGCGCTTGGCTCGGCATTAGTATGGAAAATGTTAATCAGGAATTGACAGAAAAATTAAACTTTGACGCGCCGCGCGGTGCCCATGTCACCGCAGTTGGCAAAGGTAGTCCTGCCGAAAAAGGTGGCATTCAGCCAGAAGACGTTATTGTTGAATTTGATGGCGAAACAGTCCGAAATACCTCTCATCTGATGCTTCTTGTGGGTGCGGCGGAGATTGGCAAACCTGTTGACTTGACTGTCCTCCGGGAAAGCAATCGGGAAGAACGGTTAACTGTTAAATTGGAGAAACGGACAGAGGAAGTTATTGCAAGACTCAACGCCGAACAGCAGGAATTCTTTGCAGGTTTTCAGGTACAAAACCTGACTCCGTTGTATGCTGAGGAATACGGCTATGCGTCGGACGAAAAAGGTGTGATTGTCACGGGAGTCGAGCGTGACAGCGATGCGGCAAGGAAAGGTATTAACCTCGGATCCCTCATTCAAGAAATGGAATGGGAACCGATTGACGATCTTGAGACCTATTCACGTCTTGCGAATCGATTAAAGGACGAGAAGAAAGAACAAGTGCTCTTCTTTGTCAAATCGCCACATGGACAGGGCGGTGGCTATGTTACGATAAAGGTGCCCACATCTGACCGGTAA
- a CDS encoding DUF1232 domain-containing protein, translated as MFNSFFFGGKSRGSFRFFRLLLHLPNFVRLAWRLFIDERVPVYRKAILVLAELLAVIFAVAYLLNPLDFDFLPILGRIDDLIVGAFVILVPGAWLFIRLCPEHIVREHVDRISRKE; from the coding sequence ATGTTTAACTCTTTTTTCTTCGGTGGTAAAAGTCGAGGATCCTTTCGATTTTTCCGCCTCCTTCTTCATCTTCCAAATTTCGTCAGATTGGCGTGGCGACTGTTTATTGATGAACGCGTTCCGGTCTATCGGAAGGCGATTCTTGTGCTTGCCGAATTATTAGCTGTTATATTCGCTGTTGCGTACTTGCTGAATCCACTCGATTTTGATTTTCTCCCCATCCTTGGTCGTATTGACGATCTTATCGTTGGTGCTTTTGTGATTCTTGTGCCGGGGGCATGGCTTTTTATTCGTCTCTGTCCAGAGCACATTGTCCGTGAACATGTGGATCGGATTTCGCGTAAAGAGTGA
- a CDS encoding RRXRR domain-containing protein, whose translation MFVPVVDKNQHPLMPTKPSRARRWIQSGKATPFWKNGIFCVRLNVVPSDTEFQEVVVGVDPGSKKEGFTVKSQAHTYLNVQADAHDGVGKKVKKRRELRRGRRSRKGPNRKNRTNRLANRERVPAGTRARWDWKLRILDWLSKLYPFTQVCVEDIKARTKQYQQRWNQSFSPLEVGKRWFYTEIQKRWELLTLRGWETKEIRDNLALKKSSKKLVETFDAHCVDSWCLAYHAVGGDIRPDNTDIFCISPIPIRRRELHRQNPQKGGKRPRYGGTLCNGIVKNTLVKHIKHGLLRVTGYDRKGGINLSEINSSKRIVRGAKPNMFHIRKRLNFQYG comes from the coding sequence ATCTTCGTTCCAGTTGTAGATAAGAATCAGCATCCTCTAATGCCTACAAAACCCTCACGGGCAAGGCGTTGGATACAATCAGGTAAAGCGACACCGTTTTGGAAGAACGGCATTTTCTGCGTCCGTCTAAACGTTGTTCCATCGGATACCGAGTTCCAAGAAGTTGTTGTCGGTGTGGACCCCGGTAGTAAAAAGGAAGGCTTTACCGTCAAATCACAAGCACACACTTATTTGAATGTGCAAGCCGATGCTCATGATGGTGTCGGTAAGAAAGTAAAGAAGCGTCGAGAGTTGCGTAGAGGTAGACGTTCACGAAAGGGGCCGAATCGCAAAAATCGCACCAATAGACTTGCCAACAGAGAGCGTGTGCCTGCTGGCACTCGTGCAAGATGGGATTGGAAACTTCGTATCCTTGATTGGCTGTCGAAGTTGTATCCCTTCACGCAGGTCTGCGTTGAGGATATTAAGGCTCGGACAAAGCAGTATCAGCAGCGGTGGAATCAGTCATTTAGCCCACTTGAAGTCGGTAAACGGTGGTTCTATACCGAAATCCAAAAGCGATGGGAGTTACTAACTTTGCGAGGTTGGGAGACAAAAGAGATCAGAGACAATCTTGCTTTGAAAAAGTCGTCAAAGAAGTTAGTAGAAACCTTTGATGCCCATTGTGTGGATTCTTGGTGCTTGGCATATCATGCTGTTGGTGGCGATATCAGACCTGATAATACCGATATTTTTTGTATATCGCCTATCCCGATACGCAGACGTGAACTTCACAGGCAAAATCCACAGAAAGGTGGGAAGCGTCCACGATATGGTGGGACTTTGTGTAATGGTATAGTGAAAAACACACTTGTTAAACATATCAAACACGGATTACTACGTGTTACTGGATATGATAGAAAAGGTGGCATCAACCTAAGTGAAATCAATAGTAGTAAGCGTATTGTTAGAGGTGCGAAACCCAATATGTTTCATATACGCAAACGACTTAACTTTCAATACGGATAG
- a CDS encoding sugar phosphate isomerase/epimerase — MATQNELSAQQIAAQLYTVREFTKTETDIAETMKKVRQLGYEAVQCSALGPIEPAALKNIVDGEGISIIATHTSYERMRDEPQSVIDEHQLWGCKHAAIGGLPGEYRTAEGYAKFAKEASEVAARLAEGGLTFSYHNHSFELERFNGRTGLEILYTESDPNYFKSELDTYWIQHGGGDPAAWIRELRGRADIIHLKDMAMQGSTQRFAEIGEGNLNWTAILTACIYAEVEWYIIEQDTCYERDPFESLDISLRNLKEMGFA; from the coding sequence ATGGCAACACAAAATGAACTGTCCGCGCAGCAAATTGCCGCGCAGCTTTATACCGTCAGGGAATTCACCAAAACCGAAACCGACATCGCGGAGACGATGAAAAAAGTTCGGCAACTCGGATATGAGGCGGTGCAATGTTCAGCACTTGGTCCAATCGAACCCGCTGCTCTGAAAAACATTGTTGATGGTGAAGGCATCAGTATCATCGCAACACATACGAGTTACGAGAGGATGCGCGATGAACCGCAATCCGTTATTGATGAACATCAACTCTGGGGATGTAAGCACGCCGCAATCGGCGGACTGCCCGGTGAATACCGAACCGCTGAAGGGTACGCTAAATTCGCAAAAGAGGCATCCGAAGTCGCAGCGCGCCTTGCCGAAGGTGGGTTGACCTTCTCCTATCACAATCATAGTTTCGAGTTGGAACGCTTTAACGGGCGTACCGGATTAGAGATTCTGTATACCGAAAGCGATCCGAATTATTTTAAAAGTGAATTGGATACTTATTGGATCCAGCACGGTGGTGGCGACCCAGCCGCGTGGATTCGCGAGTTAAGGGGACGCGCTGACATCATCCATCTCAAGGATATGGCGATGCAAGGCTCTACACAACGCTTCGCGGAAATTGGTGAAGGCAATCTTAATTGGACAGCTATTCTGACCGCTTGCATTTACGCAGAGGTCGAGTGGTATATTATCGAACAAGATACCTGCTACGAACGTGACCCATTTGAAAGTTTAGATATCAGCCTCAGAAACCTGAAAGAGATGGGTTTTGCTTAG
- a CDS encoding homoserine dehydrogenase produces the protein MDKSCINVGILGWGTVGTGVSKILINQNALIAKNSGTELCLKKIVKRTLPATRQGVEIPIDCLTTDPAEVVDNPDIDIVVELIGGVTEAHSLIKRALQNGKHVVTANKALLAEHGGELFQLASEHQVSLNFEASTAGGIPIIKTLQESFAGNQIHSLYGIVNGTCNYILTEMHERAVDFSEVLKVAQDMGYAEADPTLDVEGIDAAQKLILLIALAYRCNISLPQFHVEGIKNITQKEIQYARELGYVIKLLAIAKLNDGNRVEARVHPTLVPERSLLANVGGAFNAVCVIGDAVGPTLFYGQGAGEMPTASAVVADIIDAAKSVQQGVSTPISRAWFAGSQAEVGICSIDDIETRYYLRFVVADRPGVLAKIGTVLGNWQISIASVIQKDPHGMDTVSLVMLTHKAREKNMKAALAEIYTLEDVKDEAQLIRIEEEVDF, from the coding sequence GTGGATAAGTCGTGTATTAATGTTGGCATCTTAGGATGGGGTACTGTCGGCACCGGCGTTTCCAAAATTCTGATAAATCAGAACGCCCTCATCGCCAAGAATAGTGGCACAGAATTATGCCTAAAAAAAATAGTAAAACGGACGCTGCCCGCAACACGCCAAGGCGTTGAGATCCCTATAGATTGTCTGACGACTGACCCCGCAGAAGTCGTTGACAATCCGGATATTGATATCGTTGTCGAACTTATCGGTGGTGTTACAGAGGCGCATTCCCTTATCAAACGTGCCCTCCAAAATGGCAAACATGTCGTCACAGCAAACAAAGCCCTCCTTGCTGAACACGGTGGTGAACTGTTCCAACTGGCTTCAGAACATCAAGTTAGCCTTAATTTTGAAGCAAGCACGGCAGGTGGCATCCCGATTATCAAAACACTTCAGGAGAGTTTCGCAGGCAACCAGATCCACTCCCTTTACGGCATTGTGAACGGCACGTGTAACTACATTTTGACGGAAATGCACGAGCGCGCTGTGGACTTTTCAGAAGTGCTCAAAGTCGCACAAGACATGGGATATGCCGAAGCCGATCCAACGCTTGACGTTGAAGGAATTGACGCTGCGCAGAAACTCATTCTTCTGATTGCCCTTGCCTATCGGTGCAACATCTCGCTCCCACAATTCCATGTCGAAGGTATTAAAAACATTACCCAAAAAGAGATTCAATACGCCCGCGAACTCGGTTACGTCATCAAGCTGCTCGCCATTGCGAAGTTAAATGATGGGAATCGTGTGGAAGCACGCGTGCATCCGACACTCGTGCCGGAGCGGAGTTTGCTTGCGAACGTCGGCGGTGCATTCAATGCGGTTTGTGTCATTGGCGATGCAGTCGGTCCGACCCTCTTTTACGGACAGGGTGCCGGTGAGATGCCAACAGCGAGTGCTGTTGTCGCTGACATCATTGATGCCGCGAAATCTGTGCAACAAGGTGTGAGCACGCCGATTTCACGCGCATGGTTTGCCGGCTCACAGGCAGAGGTCGGGATATGTTCTATTGACGATATAGAGACACGCTACTACCTCCGTTTTGTTGTTGCTGACCGTCCTGGAGTTCTCGCGAAAATCGGTACTGTTCTGGGGAATTGGCAGATTAGTATCGCTTCCGTCATTCAAAAAGATCCGCACGGCATGGATACAGTCTCACTTGTTATGTTGACACACAAGGCACGCGAAAAGAACATGAAAGCCGCGCTCGCTGAAATCTACACGCTTGAAGATGTAAAAGACGAAGCACAGCTCATCAGAATCGAAGAAGAAGTTGATTTCTAA
- a CDS encoding DUF177 domain-containing protein: MKEGIRNTLVFDMKDFRDEDFKEYETVVPSASLDLTYEETEFIDPLSCTATLFRQEDDNIYVTADITTTLLVECRRCINPFEVDLTATLDLLFSIGNESSEQEEDGERYYDGETLNISEDVRQALVLEIPAWPLCSEACKGLCPECGTELNTAECSCEITNETPVSAANPFSVLSKMLDNS, from the coding sequence ATGAAGGAAGGCATAAGAAATACGTTAGTGTTCGATATGAAAGACTTTCGAGATGAGGACTTCAAGGAATACGAAACCGTTGTGCCGTCCGCATCGCTTGATTTGACTTATGAAGAGACAGAATTTATCGATCCACTGTCATGTACAGCTACTCTTTTTCGCCAAGAGGACGACAATATTTATGTGACAGCCGATATTACCACAACGCTTTTGGTAGAATGTCGACGCTGTATTAATCCTTTTGAGGTGGACCTAACGGCGACACTTGATCTGTTATTCTCCATTGGTAACGAATCCTCGGAACAGGAGGAAGACGGGGAGCGATACTATGACGGAGAAACGTTAAATATTTCAGAAGATGTCCGGCAGGCACTTGTCCTTGAAATACCGGCATGGCCCCTTTGTTCTGAAGCCTGTAAAGGTTTATGTCCTGAATGTGGCACCGAACTTAATACGGCGGAATGCTCTTGTGAGATAACGAATGAGACCCCGGTATCTGCCGCTAATCCATTTTCAGTCCTTTCAAAAATGTTGGATAACAGTTGA
- the rpmF gene encoding 50S ribosomal protein L32: MAHPKRKTSKAKKRSRRSHHALYDKATSVCSYCGETIISHRVCSECGHYNGRPVLKSADEA, encoded by the coding sequence ATGGCACACCCAAAACGGAAAACGTCAAAAGCGAAAAAAAGATCGCGGCGGAGCCATCACGCGCTCTATGATAAAGCCACAAGTGTCTGTTCATACTGTGGGGAGACGATTATTTCTCACCGAGTCTGTTCCGAATGTGGACATTATAATGGGCGACCCGTGCTGAAATCCGCGGACGAGGCATAA
- a CDS encoding ketoacyl-ACP synthase III produces the protein MTQLRHAAITGTGSYLPERVVSNFDLEKMVDTTDEWIQQRTGIVERRIAEEDVATSDLCIHAARWAIKNAHIDPLDIDMILVATVTPDTFFPSTACYVQKGIGAKNASAMDISAACAGFLYGLDLADGMIKSGRCDTILVIGGEIFNNIIDWNDRSTCVLFGDGAGAAIVQATDEPKGILASYIGSDGDYADIDLLGIPAGGSRMPVTTEAIDQKLDKLQMNGREVFKLGVRLMPEAAQRVLREADVSVEEIDLLIPHQANLRIIEAVGDRLGVPREKVYINVDKYGNTSAATIIIALDEAIREGRAKPGDLLLFVTFGAGLTWGSTLLRF, from the coding sequence ATGACGCAACTTCGACATGCAGCCATCACAGGAACAGGGTCTTATCTCCCTGAACGGGTTGTTAGCAACTTTGACCTCGAGAAAATGGTCGATACGACTGACGAATGGATTCAGCAACGAACAGGGATTGTCGAAAGGCGTATTGCTGAAGAGGATGTCGCTACATCGGATCTCTGTATTCATGCCGCACGATGGGCTATTAAAAATGCACATATTGATCCGCTTGACATCGACATGATTCTCGTTGCGACGGTTACGCCCGACACATTTTTCCCCTCAACAGCGTGCTATGTCCAGAAAGGTATTGGGGCAAAGAACGCTTCGGCAATGGATATATCTGCCGCATGCGCAGGCTTCCTCTATGGACTTGATTTAGCTGACGGAATGATTAAATCTGGACGATGTGACACCATTCTTGTTATCGGTGGTGAGATTTTCAACAACATCATTGACTGGAACGATAGAAGCACATGTGTCCTCTTTGGAGACGGTGCTGGCGCGGCTATTGTGCAAGCCACAGACGAACCCAAAGGTATCCTCGCATCCTATATTGGCTCTGACGGAGATTACGCCGACATCGACCTTCTCGGTATCCCCGCAGGCGGTTCCAGAATGCCAGTCACCACGGAAGCGATTGATCAGAAGTTAGACAAGCTCCAGATGAATGGACGAGAAGTCTTTAAATTAGGTGTCCGACTCATGCCAGAAGCCGCTCAACGCGTGCTTCGTGAGGCTGATGTCAGCGTAGAAGAGATCGATCTCTTAATCCCCCATCAAGCGAATCTTCGCATCATTGAAGCAGTGGGCGATAGGCTCGGTGTGCCGCGTGAGAAGGTTTATATCAATGTTGACAAATACGGTAACACCTCTGCAGCAACGATCATCATAGCGTTAGATGAAGCAATTCGCGAAGGTCGCGCAAAGCCGGGAGATCTTCTCCTATTTGTGACTTTTGGCGCAGGCTTGACATGGGGAAGCACACTTCTAAGATTTTAA
- the fabD gene encoding ACP S-malonyltransferase has protein sequence MTELAFIFPGQGSQQVGMGAELAKTSPIVEAVFQEADTFWCNLSKQDGHTLSQLCFEGPEETLKQTENTQLAILTCSVATLRALNEQGVVPNVVAGHSLGEYSALVAAGVLEFSDALRLVHARASLMAEAGEMQQGTMAAILGMETEQLQQLCDSTEGTVNIANYNCPGQLVISGEVPAVNHVVELAKAEIGERRCRPLPVSGAFHSPLMAPAQQKFQSVLDSVTLHPPQVNIVMNVTGELATDTDNIKHLLFQQITQPVQWEKTLYTIEETGITHFVEVGPGKVLSGLVKRTLPESSTVNVEDVKTLSLVTDEYGNGG, from the coding sequence ATGACGGAACTGGCATTTATTTTTCCAGGACAGGGTTCACAGCAAGTAGGCATGGGGGCAGAGTTAGCGAAAACCTCTCCGATTGTCGAGGCTGTTTTTCAGGAAGCCGACACCTTTTGGTGTAATCTATCTAAGCAAGATGGACACACCTTGAGTCAACTCTGTTTTGAGGGACCGGAAGAAACACTAAAGCAAACGGAAAATACACAACTTGCGATCTTAACCTGTAGTGTAGCTACATTGCGAGCCTTAAACGAACAGGGTGTTGTCCCCAATGTGGTTGCCGGACATAGTTTAGGTGAGTATTCCGCACTTGTGGCGGCAGGTGTGCTTGAGTTCTCAGATGCATTGCGCTTGGTGCACGCACGTGCGAGTCTTATGGCGGAAGCAGGTGAAATGCAGCAAGGCACAATGGCTGCAATCCTCGGAATGGAAACGGAGCAATTGCAGCAGCTCTGTGATAGCACTGAAGGGACTGTGAACATTGCCAATTACAACTGCCCTGGGCAATTGGTAATCTCTGGAGAAGTCCCGGCAGTCAATCATGTCGTTGAACTCGCTAAAGCCGAAATTGGAGAGAGACGGTGTCGTCCCTTGCCAGTGAGTGGTGCGTTTCACTCGCCACTGATGGCACCTGCACAACAAAAGTTTCAATCTGTGCTTGACTCGGTGACATTGCATCCGCCACAAGTGAATATCGTGATGAATGTGACGGGCGAACTTGCAACAGACACAGACAATATTAAACATCTCTTATTTCAACAGATAACACAACCCGTCCAGTGGGAAAAGACCCTGTATACTATTGAGGAAACCGGTATCACACATTTTGTAGAGGTAGGTCCCGGGAAGGTTCTATCTGGCTTGGTAAAACGAACACTTCCCGAAAGCAGCACCGTGAATGTTGAAGACGTTAAGACGCTGTCTCTCGTGACAGATGAATATGGAAATGGTGGATAA
- the fabG gene encoding 3-oxoacyl-ACP reductase FabG, producing MDVVVGRSAFREDLLSGKTAIVTGASRGIGAAIAQRLCEAGANVVLCSRSAEAVAQIAETLQEKGYTTLSMAADISEKADVEGLLEKTIAQFSQIDILVNNAGITRDTLLMRLKDEDWDAVLQTNLTGTMYCTRAVLRPMIRQKSGRIINISSVVGLTGNAGQANYAAAKAGIIGFTKATAKEVGARGITVNAIAPGFITTDMTAQISEDNQKQLLGLIPLREFGHPEDVADAACFLASDAARYITGQILQVDGGMVM from the coding sequence ATGGATGTGGTAGTTGGGCGAAGTGCCTTTAGAGAAGACTTACTCAGCGGCAAAACGGCTATCGTTACAGGCGCGTCGCGAGGTATCGGCGCGGCGATTGCACAGAGACTGTGTGAAGCCGGTGCGAACGTCGTTCTCTGCTCACGTTCTGCTGAGGCGGTCGCACAAATTGCTGAAACGCTGCAGGAGAAAGGCTACACCACACTCTCAATGGCTGCTGACATCTCCGAAAAGGCGGATGTTGAAGGACTGCTCGAAAAAACAATTGCACAGTTTTCACAAATTGACATTCTCGTGAACAATGCGGGTATCACCCGCGATACACTGCTCATGCGGCTCAAAGATGAAGATTGGGATGCCGTATTACAGACGAATCTGACCGGCACGATGTACTGTACGCGCGCAGTCCTTCGCCCCATGATACGCCAGAAAAGTGGGCGCATTATCAACATCTCGTCAGTTGTTGGATTGACGGGAAACGCAGGACAAGCGAATTATGCTGCGGCGAAAGCTGGTATTATCGGATTCACAAAGGCAACAGCGAAAGAAGTTGGTGCTCGCGGTATTACCGTAAACGCTATCGCCCCGGGTTTCATCACAACAGACATGACGGCACAAATCTCGGAAGATAATCAGAAACAACTGCTTGGACTAATCCCACTACGGGAGTTTGGACATCCAGAAGATGTAGCGGACGCTGCCTGTTTTTTGGCTTCAGATGCTGCACGCTATATCACCGGTCAAATACTTCAGGTCGACGGGGGCATGGTGATGTAA
- the acpP gene encoding acyl carrier protein, producing the protein MATNQERLIEIIAKQLGVDEDNVTPDSSFMEDLGADSLDTVELVMALEEEFDIEIPDSDAEKIQTVQDALSYLDEHV; encoded by the coding sequence ATGGCAACAAACCAAGAACGCCTTATCGAAATTATTGCGAAACAACTCGGTGTTGATGAAGATAACGTCACTCCAGATTCCTCTTTCATGGAAGACCTGGGGGCTGATTCGCTTGATACCGTTGAGTTAGTTATGGCACTTGAAGAGGAATTCGATATCGAAATCCCCGACAGCGATGCTGAAAAAATTCAGACTGTCCAAGATGCCTTGAGTTACCTGGACGAACATGTGTAG
- the fabF gene encoding beta-ketoacyl-ACP synthase II translates to MERVVITGIGVVNAIGNTKEEYWDALASGKNGIGPLTYFDASEHRTQIAGEVKDFQAEQYMDRRAASRLPLFIQYALAAAIMAHEDAGLDLDKVDPYRAGVQIGSGIGGIGVLEDNAKILAEKGAKRVSPFLVPYMIINMAAGQISIHFNLKGPNATSVTACASANHSMGDSFRMIQRGEADMMFTGGTESAITPLAFAGFCSMRAMSERNDEPERASRPFTKDRDGFVMGDGAGVLILESLSHAQKRGAYIYAEIIGYGMTSDAHDMVSPPENGEGAAKAMEFALQDAELSLDAVDYINAHGTSTPIGDVAETNAIKTLFGEQAYKIPVSSTKSMVGHLLGAAGAVELIACLGAMEKGFLPPTINYDMPDEACDLDYVPNESRDANIEVALSNAFGFGGHNTSIAIRKFSG, encoded by the coding sequence GTGGAGCGTGTAGTTATTACAGGAATCGGTGTCGTCAATGCTATTGGCAACACGAAAGAAGAATATTGGGATGCGCTTGCCAGCGGTAAAAACGGAATCGGACCTTTAACCTATTTTGATGCCTCTGAGCATCGCACCCAAATCGCCGGAGAAGTAAAGGATTTTCAGGCGGAACAGTACATGGATCGCCGCGCCGCGTCCAGGCTGCCGCTGTTTATTCAGTACGCGCTTGCTGCTGCAATCATGGCACACGAGGATGCGGGTTTGGACCTTGATAAAGTTGATCCTTATCGTGCCGGTGTGCAAATCGGCTCTGGGATCGGAGGCATCGGTGTCCTTGAAGACAACGCAAAAATCCTTGCCGAAAAGGGTGCCAAACGCGTAAGTCCATTCCTTGTGCCATATATGATTATCAACATGGCAGCAGGACAGATATCAATCCACTTTAATCTCAAAGGTCCTAATGCTACATCTGTCACTGCATGTGCAAGTGCGAATCATTCCATGGGTGATTCGTTCCGTATGATTCAGCGCGGTGAAGCAGATATGATGTTTACTGGCGGTACGGAATCAGCGATTACCCCCTTAGCTTTTGCCGGATTCTGTTCGATGCGTGCCATGTCAGAGCGCAACGATGAACCTGAACGCGCCTCGCGGCCGTTTACGAAGGACAGGGACGGCTTTGTTATGGGGGATGGCGCAGGTGTCCTAATCCTTGAATCGCTATCGCATGCCCAAAAACGCGGTGCTTATATCTATGCGGAAATCATCGGCTACGGAATGACCTCAGATGCCCACGATATGGTAAGCCCACCTGAAAATGGTGAAGGTGCAGCAAAAGCGATGGAATTCGCACTCCAAGATGCTGAATTATCATTAGATGCCGTCGATTATATCAATGCTCACGGCACTTCTACACCGATCGGCGATGTCGCTGAAACGAACGCCATCAAAACCCTCTTCGGCGAACAAGCGTACAAAATCCCCGTCAGTTCTACCAAATCAATGGTTGGGCATCTGCTCGGTGCTGCAGGTGCTGTGGAACTCATCGCCTGCTTGGGTGCAATGGAGAAAGGTTTCCTTCCACCAACTATCAACTACGATATGCCGGACGAAGCCTGTGACCTGGACTACGTCCCAAATGAAAGCCGTGACGCGAACATTGAGGTTGCGCTCTCCAACGCCTTCGGTTTCGGTGGACACAACACCTCAATCGCCATTCGTAAATTCTCAGGTTAG
- the folK gene encoding 2-amino-4-hydroxy-6-hydroxymethyldihydropteridine diphosphokinase: MHVAYIGFGSNIGDRLAHIQNAIHALSKTEGITLQKISSVYKTAPVGYEAQAEFLNGVAAIQTSLSPLSLLHTLKNIETAIGRKHRIRWGPREIDLDILIYGDLCLQTEKLVIPHPEMHLRGFVLVPLAEIAPDLVHPVFEVSIQTLLNRLEDDKSVSESGSIDLFQTYFL; encoded by the coding sequence ATGCACGTAGCCTACATCGGCTTCGGAAGCAACATCGGCGACCGACTGGCGCATATCCAGAACGCTATCCATGCTTTATCAAAAACGGAGGGAATCACCTTACAAAAGATTTCCTCCGTTTACAAAACAGCCCCCGTCGGTTATGAAGCGCAAGCAGAGTTCCTGAACGGTGTCGCTGCGATCCAAACCTCCCTTTCTCCCCTTTCCTTGCTACATACCCTAAAAAACATTGAGACCGCTATTGGTAGAAAACACCGTATCCGCTGGGGTCCGAGAGAAATCGACTTGGATATACTCATCTATGGAGATTTGTGTCTCCAGACTGAGAAACTTGTCATTCCGCACCCGGAGATGCATCTCCGCGGTTTCGTACTGGTCCCTTTAGCAGAGATCGCGCCAGATCTGGTGCATCCCGTCTTTGAGGTGTCTATCCAGACCCTTCTCAATCGCCTTGAAGATGATAAGTCCGTGTCTGAATCAGGATCCATAGACTTGTTTCAAACCTATTTCTTATAG